One part of the Sphingopyxis sp. TUF1 genome encodes these proteins:
- a CDS encoding cation:proton antiporter, which yields MVSETETSAIGNALVVLGAAGIVIPAFARFRLPPVIGFILVGMLVGPSGLGALAADYPWLRHVTIGSTGDIALFAEFGIILLLFSIGLELSFRRLWQLRKLVFGIGAAELLFGGAILGGALMLFTDYATPAAFGLGIALALSSTALVLPIAGTKSAVGRASFSMLLFEDLAIVPIIFILGAFAPNPAGDSTELMIATLWQGAAVIAALAIGGWFLLPRIFAQAARAKDPELFLAASLLVVIVAALATAAVGLSPIVGALLAGLMIAETEYHGEVEAITAPFKGLALGVFLISVGMGLNLRKIADQWPELILAVVGVIVIKAIVTAALLRFSGFARRGTAAEVGLLMASPSETTLIVLATALQAQLISSDTAEFWQLVTAIGLTITPLLARVGHDMARRIEMRSGDAQEEETPEDRTIIVGFGRVGHTVAELLREHGRPYVAVDADIDTVASARRDGFLVHFADVARPGSLDKLGIENARAIVLTMDDPVQQLRMTKQLRKKFPDLPIISRARDADHAAALYQAGASDAVPETLESSLQLAEAVLIDLGVAMGPVIASIHDVRARMRHDIKTKGKLEQEPRIRKLRSIVRTPGGDAS from the coding sequence ATGGTATCGGAAACAGAAACCTCGGCCATCGGCAACGCGCTGGTGGTGCTCGGCGCGGCGGGCATTGTGATCCCCGCCTTCGCACGCTTTCGCCTGCCACCGGTCATCGGCTTCATCCTCGTGGGGATGCTCGTGGGGCCATCGGGGCTGGGCGCCCTTGCCGCTGACTATCCGTGGCTGCGACACGTCACGATCGGATCGACCGGGGACATTGCCCTGTTCGCCGAATTTGGTATCATTCTGCTGCTTTTCTCGATAGGGCTCGAGCTGTCGTTCCGCCGCCTGTGGCAGTTGAGGAAACTGGTGTTCGGCATTGGTGCCGCCGAACTGCTGTTCGGCGGTGCGATCCTTGGCGGCGCGTTGATGCTGTTCACCGATTATGCGACGCCTGCCGCTTTCGGCCTCGGCATCGCGCTGGCGCTGTCATCGACGGCGCTGGTGCTGCCGATCGCCGGTACCAAGTCGGCAGTGGGTCGCGCGTCCTTTTCGATGCTGCTGTTCGAAGATCTGGCGATCGTGCCGATCATCTTCATCCTTGGCGCCTTTGCGCCGAACCCGGCCGGCGACAGCACAGAATTGATGATCGCGACGCTGTGGCAGGGCGCCGCAGTAATCGCGGCGCTGGCAATCGGCGGCTGGTTCCTGCTTCCGCGCATCTTCGCTCAGGCCGCGCGCGCCAAAGATCCCGAACTCTTCCTCGCTGCCAGCCTGCTGGTGGTGATCGTCGCGGCGTTGGCAACGGCAGCGGTGGGCCTGTCGCCGATCGTCGGCGCTCTGCTGGCGGGCCTGATGATCGCAGAAACCGAATATCATGGCGAGGTCGAAGCGATCACCGCGCCGTTCAAGGGCCTCGCACTCGGCGTCTTCCTGATCAGCGTCGGTATGGGGCTGAACCTGCGAAAGATCGCCGATCAATGGCCCGAACTGATCCTGGCGGTCGTCGGCGTGATCGTGATCAAGGCGATCGTCACCGCTGCACTGCTGCGCTTTTCGGGGTTCGCGCGTCGCGGCACCGCTGCCGAGGTTGGTCTGCTGATGGCCAGCCCGTCCGAAACCACCTTGATCGTACTGGCCACAGCGCTGCAGGCACAGCTCATCAGCAGCGACACCGCCGAATTCTGGCAGCTCGTCACGGCGATCGGTCTGACGATCACCCCGCTGCTCGCGCGGGTCGGCCACGATATGGCACGGCGAATCGAGATGCGCAGCGGCGACGCTCAAGAGGAAGAAACGCCCGAAGACCGGACTATCATTGTTGGTTTCGGACGTGTCGGCCATACCGTCGCCGAACTGCTGCGCGAACACGGCCGGCCTTACGTCGCGGTCGATGCCGACATCGACACTGTGGCGTCCGCGCGGCGCGACGGCTTCCTTGTACATTTTGCTGACGTGGCGCGACCGGGCAGTCTCGACAAGCTGGGGATCGAAAATGCCCGGGCGATCGTGCTGACGATGGACGATCCGGTCCAGCAGCTGCGGATGACCAAGCAGCTGCGAAAGAAATTCCCCGATCTGCCGATCATCAGCCGCGCGCGCGACGCCGACCACGCCGCCGCACTCTATCAGGCAGGCGCGAGCGACGCGGTGCCCGAAACCCTCGAAAGCTCGCTGCAACTTGCCGAAGCCGTGCTGATCGATCTGGGCGTCGCAATGGGGCCGGTCATCGCGTCGATCCACGACGTTCGGGCCCGGATGCGCCACGACATCAAGACCAAGGGCAAGCTGGAACAAGAGCCGCGCATTCGCAAACTGCGATCGATCGTGCGGACGCCAGGCGGCGACGCAAGCTGA